From the Vicingaceae bacterium genome, the window CTTTTACAAAAGATATTAAAATAGATTATCGTCAACCCTGGATAAGGCAACATTTGAGATCGCTCAAAACGGCTTATAATCAGGCACCTTATTTTTCATATTACTTTGAATTTATTGAGGGAATTTATTTTGCCTCCTTCAAATTTTTGATTGATTTTAATCTGGCATCTATGGACTTTATTGCCAATCACTGTGACGTAAAACTTGTAACCAACCGCGATGAGATCGATCATACGCATGATTTTATAGATATTCGACCAAATCCACCTTTCAGGAAAAAAATGCAACTTTTCTCCATTCCTGCATATTATCAATGTTTCATAGACAAAACCGGTTTTATGAGAGATGTCTCTGTTCTTGACCTGTTGTTTTTGAAAGGTCCCGAAACAAGAGTTTTTCTTAAAAATCTGAATCTTTTACCAAACAATTGTCGATGTATAGGATAAAATTATGTGCTTTCGACATATTCAATAATTTCATCAAATTTCCAGAGTCAATCCATCATAAGCCAAAGACATATTTTCGGGCAAAAGGGCATTAACCTCTTCGTGCATGCCCATTAAATGACTTATGTGTGTGAAAAAAGTTTTTTTGGCACCAATTTGTTGAGCCATTTTCACTGCGGCCTCCAAATGAAAATGCGATAGGTGCGGTTCTTTCCTTAAAGCATTCAAAACCAACACTTCCAACGAACGAAGTTTTTTCAATTCTTTGACAGGAATCATGTTGGCATCAGTGATGTATGCAAAATTTTTAATCCTAAACCCCAATACCGGCAATTTATGGTGAAATACTTCAACCGGAGTAACTTCCAAAGATTTAACTTTAAACTTCCGGGTTTTGCCGACCGGATGAATCTTGATTTGTGGGATACCCGGATATGGATCTTCCGAAAAAATATATTGATACTCACGCTTTAAAGCTTTAATCACTCTGGGTGTCGCAAATACATCGATCTCTTTTTTTTTCAAATAATTGATAGGTCTAATATCATCCAACCCGGCAATATGATCTTTATGTTCATGGGTAAATAAAACAGCATCCAGATCTTCGATTTTTTCTCTTAATAACTGTTGTCTGAAATCAGGACCTGCATCTATCACAATTTTAGTTTCATCTTCTTCCAAAAATACCGAAGACCTCAACCGATTGTCTTTCGGATTGTCCGAAGAACAAACACTGCAATGACAACCGATCACAGGAACTCCTTGAGAAGTGCCGGTACCTAAAAACTTAATGATCATACATATCTTTGACTGTTGCAAAAATAATTTCTATGGCATTTTGCAGTTCTTCCAAAGTCGTATGATGGCTGAAAGAAAATCTTACAGAAGGACACGCCGGGTCAACCCCAATTGCTTTCAAAACATGCGATTGAGATTGTGACCCTGAAGAACAAGCCGATCCACCGGAAGCACATACGCCATTCATATCCAAACGATAGATCATTGCATCCGGGAAAGGATGTTTTGGAAACCTCACATTGACGACTTGCGGCAGGGATTTACCTTCAACATCTCCGTTAAATGCTATCTCAAATGGCAATTTTTGAATTTCATTCACAAAATATTTTTTCAATGTTTTCAAATGTTCTAAATGCTTATCACGATTTGCCTGTGATATTTCAAATGCTTTAGCCAATGCCGCAATTCCGATCACATTCTCGGTTCCTGAACGCATGCCTCTCTCCTGGGCGCCTCCAAGAATCATGGGTGGAATCAATGCCTCATTGTTTACATAAAGAAATCCGATTCCTTTCGGACCATGGATTTTATGTGCTGCACAGGTGATATAATCAACAGGTAAATCATTTAACTCAAAATAAAAATGCCCGATGGTTTGAACAGTATCAGAATGGAAAAAAGCCCCATATTTTTTGCATAACTCTCCGGTTTTTTTGATGGATGTGATATTTCCTATTTCATTATTTCCATGCATCAATGACACGAAGGCCGGTGCATTTTTCTTCAACAAATCTTCCAAATGATCAAGATCAACATGTCCATCGGGCAATAAGTTTACAAAATATAATGGGATTTTCTTTTCTTGTGCCCAATATTCCACAGTGTGCAATACGGCATGATGCTCAATGGGTGAAGTGATAATGGCTTTTATGGGATATTTATGCAACACTCCAAATATTGCCCAATTATCGGCTTCTGTCCCTCCTGATGTAAAAAAAATTTCGCCGGGACTGCAATGCAAAAAAGACGCAATTTTTTTTCTGCTTTCTTCAATAATCGTTCTTGCTTTACGACCGGCCTGATGAATAGATGACGGATTTCCAAATATTTGAGCGGTTTCTTCGATTACCTTCAAAACTTCAGGATCCAAAGCGGTTGTTGCTGCATTATCCAGATATATCATCTCTTTTTGCATCTTTATGAGTTTATGTATTCAACAAATTTTTAAATTCATCCAACAATTTCTTTAAAGACATCTCATCCGGGCCTTCTGCATAAATCCGCAAAATTGGCTCAGTATTGGAAGGGCGGATATGTATCCATTGTTTGCTATTTTCCAAAATTATTTTCAATCCGTCTTCTTCATTAAAAGTTGCTTGTGAAAAAGAATTTTTTATTTTATCTTTTAAAATGCCATCAAATGATAAAGACCCCAACGGTATTTTATCTTTTATCATTACGTATGACGGATAAGAGTTTTTTAGTTCAATCATACTTCTAGACGGTAATTTGGCAAGGTATGACAGAAATAATGCGATACCTGCCAATGCATCCCTACCATAATGCAAATCGGGCAAAATCACTCCCCCGTTGCCTTCTCCACCAATCACCGCTCCGGTTTCTTTCATTTTTTTGACCACATTTACCTCACCTACTGCGGCAGAATAATATTCACAACCGTGTTTTAATGCTATATCTTTCAATGCTTGAGAAGACGACAAATTTGAAACTGCCGGCCCTTTGCGGTGCTGCAATACATAATCTGCCACCGCTACCAATGTATATTCTTCGCCAAACATACTGCCATCTTCACATACCAATGCCAAACGATCTACATCCGGATCCACGCTTATTCCCAAATGTGCTTTATGTTGTTTCACAGCCATGCTTAAATCTTTAAGATGTTCTGGCAAAGGTTCCGGATTATGGTTAAATCTTCCATTTGGCTCACCATTGATCATAATCACCTCCTTCACACCTAAACTTTCAAGCAATGCCGGCACTGCAATGGATCCAACCGAATTTACAGGATCAACCACTATTCTAAATCCGGATTGTTCAATGGCCTTTTTATCTACTAAAGAATGATTGACAATGCTGTTGATATGATATTCGAGAAAATCTTGTCCGCTGATATTGCCCAAATCATTCACTCCGGGAAAAAGAAATGTTTTTTGTTCGATCAACTGCAATAACCTGTTTCCGTCTTCAGCCGAAATAAATTCTCCTCTTTCATTAAGCAGTTTTAGCGCATTCCACTCTGCAGGATTGTGACTGGCCGTTAGTATGATGCCGCCATCCGATTGCGAAGCAGTAACAGCCATTTCCACAGTAGGTGTAGTGGCCAGGCCGGCATCAACCACATCTATTCCACATAGTGCCAGGATACCTTTGACCATCGATGCCAAAGCTTCACCGGACACCCTCGCATCCCTGCCGATAACCACCTTTAACTTTTTTCCCGGAAATTTTTCTTTGATCATGGCAGTATAGGCAACCACCAATTGTGTGATATCCGGTGGTGTAAGATTTTCACCCGTATTGCCACCGATGGTTCCACGAATGCCCGAAATTGATTTTATCAACGTCATGTTACAAATTTGGGCTTCAAAGGTAATTTTTTTCCGTTAATTGTTTTCCCATAAATTTAGTCAAGGTTTTGACCTTTGGCTTGCTTAAATTTTCTTATTCCAAAAATTGAAGTATTTATTTTTTCGTTTTTTTGCAATAAATAAATTGATTATGCCGTCTTTTGACATTGAAGCGAAACCCGATTTGCAAAAAATTGACAATCTTATCAATACCGTAAAACGTGAAATAGATAACCGTTATGACTTCCGTGCTTACCATACATCTATCGAACTGGATAAAAAACAAAAGTTGGTAAAGATTGAAACCGATTATGCGTTAGGTATCGAACAAATCGAAGAATTATTACTCACACGCGCATCAAAGCAAGGAGTCAACATCTATGCGTTTGACCGGACAATGGAACCATATCCCTCCGGAAAAATGATGAAAAAAGAAATCAAAATAGTGGAAGGCATTGCCAAAGAAAAAGCTAAAAAAATAGTGGAATTGGTAAAGAAATCGGGGTTGAAATTACAAGCTCAAATTATGGGCGATTCTGTCAGAGTTTCGGGTAAAAATATCGATGATTTGCAAAAAGTGATGCAACTGATCAAACAAGATACCGAAATTAAATTGCCACTTGAATTTACTAATTTTAAACGATAATTTTCATGAATGACCGTATATACATCACCGAATGTCCACGGGATGCCATGCAAGGAATAAAGCAAATGATACCGACTGAATTAAAGGCAAAATATCTCAATCGTTTGCTTAAATGTGGTTTTGACCGTTTGGATTTCGGCAGTTTCGTCTCTCCAAAAGCCATTCCACAAATGGCTGATACGGTAGAAGTGTTAAAGAAGCTTGATTTGGACGGCACCAACACAAAATTGCTTGCCATCGTCGCAAATAAACGTGGTGCCGAAGATGCCACACAGTTTGACGAAATTAGTTTTCTGGGCTACCCTTTTTCTGTTTCCCCTACTTTTCAAAAACGAAATGTGAATCAAACATTGGAAGAATCGCTGTCTTTGGTGGAAGAAATGCAAAACCTGACAGAAAAAAAAGGAAAAAAACTTTTGGTTTATCTTTCCATGGCATTTGGCAATCCTTATGGTGATCGTTGGTCTCCGGAATTGGTTGTTGAATGGGCTCTCAAAATATCGTCATTGGGTGTGAAGCATCTTGCACTAGCCGACACAGTGGGTTGTTCTGATAAAGAAAATATTTCTCCTTTGTTTAGATTGGTATCAAACGAATTGCCTTCTGTTACAGTGAGCGCCCATTTACATTCCACTCCACAAACTGCCAAAGAAAAAATTTTGGCAGCCATAGACAGTGGCTGTCGCTTTTTTGATGGAGCTTTAAAAGGTTATGGCGGATGTCCAATGGCAAAAGATACTCTTACCGGAAACATAGCCACAGAAACCATTCTGAAATGTGCTACAGAAAAAAACTTAAAACATGGCGTGAATTTTGACGAACTTTCAAACGCTTTAGAATTGACCAATGAAATTTTTAACCAATACCATTCCTGATAATGATGAATACCAAATTAACCTTGCTTTTTTCGACTTTGTTTTTGGCAATATGTATGTCTTGTGGTGTTTTCAAAACTAAATCAAAAAAAAACAAAGAATCACAAAATACCACACAAGAAAATTCTTCGCCTCACACCCAAATATCGCCTGAAAAAGATTTGTCAACACCTTCTACCATCGAACAAAATGTAAAAACCCCCCCGGTAATTGACACCTCCCAATCATACACACTTGCCGATTATTCATTTACATTTTATGATTTAGACGGCAATAAAGTAAAATTAAGCCAATTTAAAGGAAAGGTGATTTTTTTAAACTTCTGGGCTACCTGGTGTGGTCCTTGCATTAAAGAGTTGCCCAATATCAAAAATCTTTGGGAGGACTATAAAGATGAGGTTGTGTTTTTATTGATTAGCAATGAGAAACCGGATCGCATCAAACGGTTTGAAAAAGATAAGAATACCGGTCTGCCTTTTTATTACTACAATTCCGGGGATATTCCGGATGTATACAAACATTCGCTCATCCCCACTACTTTTATTTTGTCCAAAAACGGAAAAATTGTAAAAAAAACAAGTGGTAGCGAGCCATGGGACAATGACACCAATCGTCAATTAATAGAAAATTTATTGTTGGATTATGACCGCTAAAGAAAAAGCAAAGTTTATCATAGAATATTTTTCGGCCAAAATGCCCCATCCAAAAACCGAACTAAACTACAGAAACGAATATGAGCTCACGGTGGCCGTTATTTTATCGGCACAATGCACCGATAAACGTGTCAATCAAACCACCCCCGCCTTCTTTCAAAAATTTCCCGACTTTGCATCTCTGGCCAAAGCAAGTGAACAAGAAATTTTCGAACTGATCAAAAGCATTTCATATCCCAACAGCAAAGCAAAAAACTTGAAAAAACTGGCGGAGATTATTGTAGATAAATATAATGGCAAATTGCCTCAAACAGTTGAAGAACTGGTAAAACTCCCCGGTATCGGACGCAAAACTGCCAATGTGCTTACTTCTGTTTTGTTTCACCAACCCAATATGCCTGTTGACACACATGTTTTCCGTGTGTCAAACAGAATCGGTTTTGGTAAACCAACCAAAACACCGGTTGAGACCGAAAAACGTCTTGTCAAAATATTCCCTCCCGATTATATCCATAATGTTCATCATTGGTTGATTTTACACGGACGCTATGTTTGTAAAGCACGTAATCCTCTCTGCAGTGAATGCGGATTGACAGTTATTTGCAATTATTATCGCAAAAAAAAACAAATCAAAAAAAATTAACGCTTCTCAAGAAAAGTGAACGAATCGATATTTCTTTGAACGAAAAAACAAGATCATAAGAAAATCTATACGATGAAATATACATTAAAATTGAAGATCCTTCTCTCAAACGGACTATTTCCTGGGATCTTTATATAGCTTGTCTTTCGAATCTTTTGGATTTAATGCATCATATTTTGGTGTGTAAATATATCTTTTTTTCTTTTTGTCGTAAACAAAAGCATCATAAGAGCCATCCGGCACCATAAAAGCTTCCGGATGAGATTGACTGTTTTGTAATGCAATCAGATGATCGAAAATAATATGTTTTTGTTTGTGATCTATTTTCAAAGTAAATATTGATTCTTCTGCAAATTTAAATACCTTACGTGAAATCATTTTACCGTTTTCCATCAACAACGGAATTCCAAACTCCACTTGATTTTTTCTGATAGATAACGTTTCAATCAACTTGACATTGTAGAACATGTTACCTGCATTCCATCCAACCAAAACCCATTGATTTTTCCCTGCCGGCAAGAGATCATAATACACTGCTCCCGGCCATCGCTTTTGAGAAACCTTATCGGAATAAGTAAAACTATTTGAAGATGTTGTATCGATAAAGTAAAAGGTTTTGATTTTATTCTTTTTTCCATATAAAATCAAAACGAAATAATCTACAAAAAAATCATCCGGTATGGCCCATGAGAAAATTGTCAAGCGGCCATCTTCACTTTTTATCATTTTTAAATAAGGATGTTTGTGAAATGCCTCAGGTTGTAATACTCCGGAATTTTTTATCAAACAATCTCTGATCGAATCCGAAACTGCTATTTTTTTTTCCGGACCGGCATGCCGGACTTGTTCGATCCATCCTGTAACTTTTTGCTCGCACTGGGCAAAACAAAAAAAAGGTGCCCATAACAAAGTCACCAAAGTCATGGGCACACCTAAACGATGTATAATTTTAGACAAAAAATTTGAATTATAAGTGCAAACGTTCTTTTTTGGCCAATAGCTCTTCTTTTGACTCCACATGATTTTCATCAGGGACACAACAATCGACCGGACATACGGCCGCACATTGCGGTTCATCATGAAAACCAACACATTCGGTGCATTTATCCGGAACAATATAATAATAATCCAAACTGATAGGTTCTTGTTCTTCATCTGCATCAATTGTTCTTCCGTCATGCAGGGTATATTGGCCTTTTAAATTTGTACCATCAGATAAACGCCAGGTTTGCCCTCCTTCGTATATTGCATTGTTGGGGCATTCCGGTTCACATGCACCACAATTGATGCATTCATCTGTTATTTTAATAGCCATAGTAAAACTTAATTTTTAACTTTGACGCAAAGATAAATATAATATGGTTACTACCGATAATTTTGTTAAAGAGATTTCCGCTTTATCCCATCTTGGCGATTTTTTTGATGAAATAGTAAAATTTCATCAAAATCCTGAAGGAACTTATTCTTCGGAAGTAAAACAATTCTACGAACTCATTCTTAAAGAAAAGCATTTCAACGGCTGGTTTGATCCCGAACAAGTTATCAATGCTATCTCTAATATTGCTTCATGGCTAAACAAAAGCACATTAGAAAATTTCTTAAATCGTTATCACTCGAAACCAAGATCGCAAAAACGCGTTGGAATCATCATGGCGGGAAATATTCCATTGGTGGGGTTTCACGATTATCTGATGGCATATTTGAGCGGTCATGAAGTTTTAGTCAAATGCTCATCAGACGACAACCGATTATTGCCGGAAATACACAAAATTCTTATGCAGTTTGACCCTTCTGCCGAAAGAATTTCCTTTGTCGAAAGAATTCGGCAGGCAGATGCCATCATTGCCACAGGAAGCAACAATACATACCGCTATTTCGAGTATTACTTCGGAAATTTGCCCCATATTTTCCGCAAAAACAGAAATTCATTGTGTATCATTACAGGCCGTGAAACCGCAAAAGAATTAAAAGAGCTTGCCAAAGATGTTTTTTTATATTATGGTTTGGGATGCCGTAATGTGAATTATTTAATCTTCCCCCTTGATATTGATCTAAAAGATTGGTTGAAAAATTTTACCGAATTATGTAATGTGAAAATTGAAAACAATAAGTATATCAACAATTACATGTATTACAGAAGTGTGTTTGCCATGAACAGAATTCCATATGAAGACAACGGTTTGTTTTTGCTGCGAAAAGAACAACAATTACACAGTCCGGTCAGCGTAATTCATTATGGATTTTATAAAAACAACGATCAGCTGGCCAATTTTATTTTAGACCACAAAGACGATATTCAATGCATTGTCGGCAAACATGAATTTTGCAATGTCGCATTTGGCAAATCCCAATTCCCTGCGATAGATGAATTTGCCGATAATGTTGACACATTGTCATTTTTAATGGATGAGTTGTAAAAATTTATTAAATTAGCCAAAAAAATCAACATGAATAAATCCATATTTTTTCTCATTGGGTTTTTAATAGTTTTTCCTACATACAGTCAAGTATTTTGGACTGAGGACTTTGGAACAGGCTGCTCTCAAGGTCAATCTGCCAATGGTTTTGTCAGTGCCAATGGTACGTGGACGGTTACCAATACAGGTACCAACGACCCATATGCAAACTTGTGGTTTGTAAGTGCCATGGAAGCCGGAATGGGGTCCGGCAATTGCGGCGACGGGTGTGGCAACAACGCTTCTCTTACCAACAGAACCCTCCATGTGGGTAATGCTGCCGTGACATCCTTCTCTATACCTGCTGACCTTGGTGCCACTTATAATGCCGGTGGATTCTGTTCAAATTTCAGCATTTGTGTAATCACCGACAAAAGGGTTGAATCACCTACCATCAATTGTACAGGGCAAAGCAATATCACACTAAGTTTTGAATACATGGAAGAAGGCGAAGGTACAGACGATGATGCCACTCTTTGGTATTTTGACGGCACCAATTGGACACAAATTAGCAGTTTGCCAAAATCAAACAATGCTTCTTGCAATCCACAAGGTAAATGGACAGCTTTTACCATTACTTTACCGGCTTCGGCCAACAATAATCCCAATGTTAAAATCGGTTTTCGCTGGGTTAATGATGATGACGGCAATGGTGCAGATCCATCATTTGCCGTTGACAATATAACACTTTTTTCCGCTGCGCCATCAGGCCCTACAGCCATTATCAATGCTTCGCAAACTTCTATCTGTGCCGGTCAATGCATCACTTTTGCCGATGCCAGCACCGGTAACCCAACCTCATGGAACTGGACTTTTAATGGCGGCACTCCATCCTCCTCTACCCTGCAAAACCCCGGAAGTGTTTGCTTTAACTCCCCGGGAACCTATAATGTAACGCTGCAGGTTTCTGACGGGTCAAATACCGACGACACAACTATCGTCATCACCGTGAACAGTTGCGCCGGTCCAACAGCCATTATCAATGCTTCGCAAACTTCTATCTGTGCCGGTCAATGCATCACTTTTGCCGATGCCAGCACCGGTAACCCAACCTCATGGAACTGGACTTTCAATGGCGGTACTCCCTCTTCCTCTACTCAACAAAACCCGGGAAGTGTTTGCTTTAACTCCCCGGGAACCTATAATGTGACGCTGCAGGTTTCTGACGGGTCAAATACCGACGACACAACTATCGTCATCACCGTGAACAATTGTTCATCCGGACCGGTGGCAAATTTTTCTGCATCACAAACCACTATTTGTGCATCCACTTGCATTAATTTTACCGATCAATCAACCGGAAATCCAACTTCCTGGCAATGGTTATTCCCGGGCGGCACACCATCTTCGTCCACGGCTCAAAACCCTGCCTCGATTTGCTATTACACTCCGGGCTCTTATGATGTTACGTTAATTGTCTCAGACGGTACAAATTACGATACATTGACATTGGTTAATTACATACAGGTGAACGATTGCCGTCCACAACCAAATTTTTCGGCAGACAAAAATTATATCTGTAAAGATTCTTGCATCAACTTCACCGATTTATCCACCAATAACCCCACCGGTTGGCAATGGCTGTTTCCCGGTGCCACGCCAAATGTATCCACTTCACAAAACCCAACCAATATCTGCTATAACGACACAGGTTATTTTCCGGTTACCTTGATAGCTACCAACAGTTATGGTTCTGATACCTTGACCATCGATAGTTTTATCTATGTAAGTGCATGCAAACCTCCCATTGCAAATTTTGAAATTCCGAAAGTTTGTTTCTATAACGGTTGTGTGAAATTTGTGAGTACAAGCGCCAATCAACCTACCGGCTGGTTATGGGTATTTCAAGGCGCCAATCCCGATACATTTACAACTCCGGTTGCCGATTCGCCTTGTTGGTTAAATGACACCACAGGCACGTTTACTATTAAATTATTCGTATCCAATAGCTTTGGAGTTGATTCCATGATCAAAACCATCACCATAGACACTTTGCCAACTGTCAAAGGATTCTCAGATACGACCATTTATGCAGGTGCAACCAATCCTGTCAATCTTTATGCCGTAGCAGATTTTCAAGGGGGACAATATTTTTGGTCGCCCAAAGATTTGGTAGATTGTTACTATTGCCGGTCGGTTTATACTCAACCGGAAGACACTACAATGTATATAGTTAAATATATCAACCCATACTATTGTGAAGCATATGACACTGTTTGGGTGTATGTTGTCAAATCTTATGCAATAGGTGTGCCTTCTGCTTTTTCTCCTAACGGAGACGGAAATAATGATGTCTTGTATGTAAGGGGATATGGCATCACTTCGATGAATTTTAAAATTTTCAACCGCTATGGGCAGAAAATTTTCGAATCATCCAATCAAGAATACGGTTGGGATGGAACTGTAAATGGCGTACCTGAAGACCCGGGCGTGTTTGTTTGGATGCTCGATGCAAGAACTGCCGACGGTAAAAGACATGTTCTTAAAGGAAATGTAACATTAATACGTTAAAGATATGAACCGGAAAAATATCAACATAATCCTATTTTTATTTTCCTTGCAGATTGGATTATTTGCCCAACAAGACATTCACCACACACAATACCTCAACATGCCTGTGGCATTCAATCCGGCCACCAATGGCTTGTTCAATGGAGCTTTCAGATTTTTGGGCAACTATCGTACCCAATGGAATGCATTTGGCGATCCATTCACCAGTATGTATTTTAGTGCCGACGGTTCATTTTTTAAAGGTAAAATTTCCAATGGCTTTATGGGTGGTGGATTGCAATTTTTCAACGATATAACCGGCGATTCGCGTTTTCGGTCAACAGGAAGCTATGCATCGTTTGCTTATCATTTTGATCTTACCGGCGGAAGCGAATTAAGCCATTTGAGTATAGGTTTTCAAGCCGGTACCATTCAAAGAAGCTTATCTTTTTTAAACTTAACCTGGGACAATCAATGGAATGGCAATAATTTTAACCAAAATATAGACCCTAACGAAGCACTGCCTACTGCCAGCAAAACCTTGTTTGATTTGAATGCAGGCATTAATTGGTCTTATCAAACATCCGACGAATTGCATATTTTTTCTGCAGGAATCGCCACGCATCATATCAACACAGGCGATATTTCCATGCGTTCCATTCAAGAAAACATGGACAGGCGCTGGTTATTTCATGCCAATGCCGAAATTGGGTTTAAACAATCCATTGCAGCCATAGTGCCTTCTTTTATTTATTCGTTACAGGGTCCAAACAAATACTTCAATTTTGGTACAGAATTAAAATTAAAAATACAGGAAAGAACCCGCATCACCAACTATCGCAACGAATTTTCCATATCATTCGGCCCTTACTACAGAAGTAATGATGCTCTGCTTGCCATGTTAAGAATTCACTGGGCAGGATTAGTTTTTGGATTTTCATATGATTACAATGTTTCTGCTTTAAAAGCTGTAACCAATGGCTATGGTGCCATGGAATTCACGCTTGGTTTTAAAACTGCCTTCGGTGCTAACAAACGGCCTCATAAAGTGAAGTTTTTATAAGCTGCTCCATCTATGAAATTAAA encodes:
- a CDS encoding hydrolase, with translation MIIKFLGTGTSQGVPVIGCHCSVCSSDNPKDNRLRSSVFLEEDETKIVIDAGPDFRQQLLREKIEDLDAVLFTHEHKDHIAGLDDIRPINYLKKKEIDVFATPRVIKALKREYQYIFSEDPYPGIPQIKIHPVGKTRKFKVKSLEVTPVEVFHHKLPVLGFRIKNFAYITDANMIPVKELKKLRSLEVLVLNALRKEPHLSHFHLEAAVKMAQQIGAKKTFFTHISHLMGMHEEVNALLPENMSLAYDGLTLEI
- a CDS encoding cysteine desulfurase — encoded protein: MQKEMIYLDNAATTALDPEVLKVIEETAQIFGNPSSIHQAGRKARTIIEESRKKIASFLHCSPGEIFFTSGGTEADNWAIFGVLHKYPIKAIITSPIEHHAVLHTVEYWAQEKKIPLYFVNLLPDGHVDLDHLEDLLKKNAPAFVSLMHGNNEIGNITSIKKTGELCKKYGAFFHSDTVQTIGHFYFELNDLPVDYITCAAHKIHGPKGIGFLYVNNEALIPPMILGGAQERGMRSGTENVIGIAALAKAFEISQANRDKHLEHLKTLKKYFVNEIQKLPFEIAFNGDVEGKSLPQVVNVRFPKHPFPDAMIYRLDMNGVCASGGSACSSGSQSQSHVLKAIGVDPACPSVRFSFSHHTTLEELQNAIEIIFATVKDMYDH
- a CDS encoding phosphoglucosamine mutase, which codes for MTLIKSISGIRGTIGGNTGENLTPPDITQLVVAYTAMIKEKFPGKKLKVVIGRDARVSGEALASMVKGILALCGIDVVDAGLATTPTVEMAVTASQSDGGIILTASHNPAEWNALKLLNERGEFISAEDGNRLLQLIEQKTFLFPGVNDLGNISGQDFLEYHINSIVNHSLVDKKAIEQSGFRIVVDPVNSVGSIAVPALLESLGVKEVIMINGEPNGRFNHNPEPLPEHLKDLSMAVKQHKAHLGISVDPDVDRLALVCEDGSMFGEEYTLVAVADYVLQHRKGPAVSNLSSSQALKDIALKHGCEYYSAAVGEVNVVKKMKETGAVIGGEGNGGVILPDLHYGRDALAGIALFLSYLAKLPSRSMIELKNSYPSYVMIKDKIPLGSLSFDGILKDKIKNSFSQATFNEEDGLKIILENSKQWIHIRPSNTEPILRIYAEGPDEMSLKKLLDEFKNLLNT
- a CDS encoding UPF0234 protein gives rise to the protein MPSFDIEAKPDLQKIDNLINTVKREIDNRYDFRAYHTSIELDKKQKLVKIETDYALGIEQIEELLLTRASKQGVNIYAFDRTMEPYPSGKMMKKEIKIVEGIAKEKAKKIVELVKKSGLKLQAQIMGDSVRVSGKNIDDLQKVMQLIKQDTEIKLPLEFTNFKR
- the mvaB gene encoding hydroxymethylglutaryl-CoA lyase, with amino-acid sequence MNDRIYITECPRDAMQGIKQMIPTELKAKYLNRLLKCGFDRLDFGSFVSPKAIPQMADTVEVLKKLDLDGTNTKLLAIVANKRGAEDATQFDEISFLGYPFSVSPTFQKRNVNQTLEESLSLVEEMQNLTEKKGKKLLVYLSMAFGNPYGDRWSPELVVEWALKISSLGVKHLALADTVGCSDKENISPLFRLVSNELPSVTVSAHLHSTPQTAKEKILAAIDSGCRFFDGALKGYGGCPMAKDTLTGNIATETILKCATEKNLKHGVNFDELSNALELTNEIFNQYHS
- the nth gene encoding endonuclease III, translated to MTAKEKAKFIIEYFSAKMPHPKTELNYRNEYELTVAVILSAQCTDKRVNQTTPAFFQKFPDFASLAKASEQEIFELIKSISYPNSKAKNLKKLAEIIVDKYNGKLPQTVEELVKLPGIGRKTANVLTSVLFHQPNMPVDTHVFRVSNRIGFGKPTKTPVETEKRLVKIFPPDYIHNVHHWLILHGRYVCKARNPLCSECGLTVICNYYRKKKQIKKN
- the fdx1 gene encoding ferredoxin, with product MAIKITDECINCGACEPECPNNAIYEGGQTWRLSDGTNLKGQYTLHDGRTIDADEEQEPISLDYYYIVPDKCTECVGFHDEPQCAAVCPVDCCVPDENHVESKEELLAKKERLHL
- a CDS encoding acyl-CoA reductase: MVTTDNFVKEISALSHLGDFFDEIVKFHQNPEGTYSSEVKQFYELILKEKHFNGWFDPEQVINAISNIASWLNKSTLENFLNRYHSKPRSQKRVGIIMAGNIPLVGFHDYLMAYLSGHEVLVKCSSDDNRLLPEIHKILMQFDPSAERISFVERIRQADAIIATGSNNTYRYFEYYFGNLPHIFRKNRNSLCIITGRETAKELKELAKDVFLYYGLGCRNVNYLIFPLDIDLKDWLKNFTELCNVKIENNKYINNYMYYRSVFAMNRIPYEDNGLFLLRKEQQLHSPVSVIHYGFYKNNDQLANFILDHKDDIQCIVGKHEFCNVAFGKSQFPAIDEFADNVDTLSFLMDEL